Part of the Halomarina litorea genome is shown below.
AGAAAGAAACGGTACTTGACAACAGGTGCCGCTCGCCCGTTAGATGTCGCGCCCGCCGTCGACTTCGAGGGCGGTGCCCGTAATCATCGACGCCTCGTCGCTGGCGAGGAAGGCCGCCGCCTGTGCGATGTCCATCGGGTCGGCCAGTCGCCCGAGGGGGATGGTGTCGGCGATGTCGTCCATCGAGAGGCCCTCGCTCGTGAACTCGGGGAGCATCTCGGTGTCCGTCGCCACCGGGCAGATGGCGTTCACCCGGACGCCGTCGCCCGCGAGTTCCGAGGCGAGTTGCTTCGTGAGGGTAATCATCCCGCCCTTGGAGGCGGCGTACGCCGAGAGGCCGGTCCGTGGTCGGATGCCGGACGTGGAGGCGGTGTTGAGGACGACGCCGTCCTCGGACTCCCGGAGGTGCGGGACGGCGCACTTGGTGCCGAGAAACGCCGACTTGAGGTTCACGTCGAGCACCCGGTCCCACGTCCCCTCGTCGACGTCCTCGACGGGCGTGGAGGCCATCGGGACTCCGGCGTTGTTGTGCAACACGTCGAGTCCGCCCCACGTTTCGACCGCCTCAGCGACGAACCCCTCGACCGCCTCGGCGTCGGAGACGTCCGCCGCGACGGCGATGGCGTCCCCACCAGCCGATTCGATGCGTTCGACCGTCTCCTCGGCGGCCTCGGCGTCGAGGTCGACGACGGTGACCGACGCGCCGCGTTCCGCGAACAGTTCTGCCGTCGCGCGACCCATCCCGGCCCCCGCGCCGGTGATTACTGCGGATTTCCCGTCGAGTGCTCCGGTCATACCCCTCGCTGGCGTGGGGGTGGGGAAAACAGTTCGGTCGCGTCGGTCGCGTCGGGGACCGAGGACGCTACTGGGAGACGGGACGCGACCGTCTCCCAGAAGGCCGAGTCGAGGGGGTCGAAGTCGGCGCGCCGCCGGTCGGTATCTGCCCGGTCGCGTTCAGTCGTCACCGACGGAGAACTCGGCGACCGTCGACTTCGACGACGGGGTGGTACCGACGAGTCGGTCGCGTACGCCCGAACGCAGGTAGGCGAGCAACGCCCACATCAGACAGCCCAGCCCGGCACCCGCGGCCGGATACACCATCCCCATCGAACCGAACATCAGCGCCTTCACCAAGAGTCCTACCGTGGTCAACCCCGTCGTCGCCAACGGGACGTGTGCGTGTCGGTCGCGAATCGTCGGGAGGACCGAGACCGTCAGAACGAGCGTCACTGCCGTGATGATGTACTCTTGCCACATTGATATCGAACCTCGCTGCACCCAGATACCACCGAACCGAGAGGAAGCGAAACCGGGCCGCGATACCTCGACTCGGCACCAGAAGTATATAATTGTTGAGTTGTACGTCCGTGAACGATAGGATGTCTCACGGGACGCGGAGACACGGACCACGCGGACCGCTGGTCCGTCCGCGGCACGCGTCTCACTCGCCGGCTCCACCCCCGTCGTCGCGACGGGCCGTCGCGGGGAACGCCCCCGACTTCCCCGCTCACGCACCCGGCAGGTCCGACCCGCCCTGTTCGAGGTTGACGGCGACGTTCTTCGTCTGAAGGTAGGAGTCAAGCGCCGCCAGTCCCTTCTCGCGGCCGATGCCCGAGTGCTTGTACCCGCCGAAGGGCGTCTGGTTGGTGTCGCCGAACCACTTGTTGACGTAGACGTTGCCGGCCTCCAGCCGACGAGTCGCGTTCATCGCCCGCCTGACGTCCTGCGTGAACACGCCCGCGACGAGGCCGTACTGCACGTCGTTGGCGAGTTCGATGGGGTCCTCGTCGTCGCCGTAGGGGATGACCGCCAGCACCGGCCCGAACACCTCCTCCTGTGCGATGCGCATGTCGTTCTCGACGTCGGTGAACACCGTCGGTTCGACGAAGTAGCCCTCGTCCATCCCGTCGGGGACGCCGCCGCCCGTCGCCAGCGTCGCACCCTCGCGTTCACCCACGTCGACGTAGTCGAGGACCTTCTCCTGGTGGTCGGCGTGGTTCAGCGGACCCATGTCGGGGTCCTCGCTCCCCGGTCCCAACTGGTAGGACTCGGCGGCGGCGACGATGCCCTCCACGAACTCCTCGTACACCGACTCGTGGACGATGGCGCGGTCGGCGGCCGAGCAGATCTGCCCCGCGTTGGTGAAGATGCCCGTGTCCACCCACTCGACCGCCTCCTCGACGTCGGCGTCGGGGTAGACGATCGCGGGGTTCTTCCCGCCGAGCTCGAGCGTGACGGGCGTAATCGTGTCTGCGGCGGCCTTCATCACCGCCTGACCGGTCGGCACCGACCCGGTGAACGTGACGGTGTCGACGCCCTCGTGACCCGTCAGCGCCGCGCCCGGTTCGCCGCCGCCGGTGACGACGTTCACCGCGCCCGCGGGGACGCCCGCCTCGTGGCAGAGTTCGGCGAGGCGGAGGGCGGAGAGGGGCGTCGTCGGCGCGGGTTTCACGACGACGCTGTTCCCGGCGACGAGAGCGGGGGCGACCCCCCGCGCGAACAGGTTCCCGGGGAAGTTCCACGGGAGTATCTGCGCGCTCACACCGTACGGCTCCCGGACGGTGTAGTCGACCTGTCCCGTCCCGACCGGGACGGAGGTCCCCTCCAGTTTGTCGGCGGCCCCCGCATAGTACGCGAAGTAGCGCGCGGCGCTCTCGACGTCGCTCCGCGCCTGCGAGAGGGGTTTCCCCTGATCGAGACACTCCAGTTCGGCGAGGTCCTCGACGTTCTCGCGGACCAACTCCGCGACGCGCCGGACCGTCTCGCCGCGTTCGACGGGGTCGGTGTCGCGCCACGCGGGGGAGGCCTCGCGGGCGACGGCGACGGCGGCGTCCACGTCCTCGGCGGTGCCCGCCGCCACCTCCGCGATGGCCTCGCCCGTCGCCGGGTCGCGGGTGGTCAGGTACTCGCCGTCCGCCGGAGGGCGGCGCTCGCCGTCGACCAGCAAGTCGTGGCGGTCGGTCGCGGACTGGTGGCTCATGTCCGTGTGGTGTGTGACCGCACCTGTATAGCTTACTACCGCGGCGAACTCCTCGCCCACGACACCCATCCGGGTCCCTCGACCGGCGGCCGTCGCGTCAGTCGTCGGCCGCCGCGTCGGTCACGCCCGTCGCCTCGGCGAGCAAGTCGAGGTAGTCGTGCGCGAGTCGGGGGAGCAAGAACCGCTCACGGACCCGCTCCCGACCGTTCTCGCCCATCTCGGTGCGGCGCTCGTCGTCGGTCAGGAGAGTCCGCACCCGGTCGGCCGCCGTCTCGATGTCCTCGGGTTCGACGAGGAAGCCGCACTCACCGTCGGCCACCTGCAGGGGGATGCCGCCGACGTTCGACCCGACGACGGGCGTTCGCTTCCAGAGCGCCTCGGAGACGGTCAGCGCGAACCCCTCGCGCAGGGACTTCTGGAGGACCACGCTTGCCTCCCTCTGGAGGACGTTCACGGCGACGTCCGAGAGGTCGGTGAGGAGGGTGACGCCCGCGTCCGCCTCCGCCGCCGCGACGACCCGGTCGTACACCGCCTGCCCCTCGGGGTCGTCGTCGGCCATCCCGCCAGCGAGGACGAGGTGGGCGTCGAGTACGCTCTCGGTCACCCGCCGGTGGGTCCGCAAGACGCCAATGGGGTCCTTCCACGGGTCGAACCGCGACACCTGCGTCACCACGGGAACCTCTGGGTCGAAGAGGACGGTGGGGAGTTCCCCGCGAACCGCGTCGACGTCCGCCGGGTCCAGTTCCCGGTTCTTGTCGGTCAGCGGGTCGATGGCGGGGTGGATGACCGTCTTCGGGACGCCCTCGACGCCCCGACCGTACTGCTCCCTGCTGAAGACGGCGTGGTCGATCCGCTCGACGTAGGGTTCGAGGGCGTCGAGGACCGCCGGGTTCGCGTCGGTGAGGTCGATGTGACACCGCCAGACGAGCGTCGCTTCGGGGAACCGCTCGCGGAGTCCCTCGACCATCCCCAGCGGTTGCGGGTCGTGGAGGACGACGACGTCGTACTCGTCCATCGCGTCGGCGTTGCGCTCGTTCACGTCCCGGTAGGTCCGCCACATCTCGTCGGTGAACGGCGCGTCGTCGCCCTGCAGGCCGTTGTGGATGGCCTTCGTCACATCGAAGAACGGTCCGTCGGCGTCCATGACCAGCCAGTCGGTCGGGACGCCGAGGTCGTTCAACAGGGGGACCAGCGAGCGCAGGAGTTCGACGACCCCGCCGCCCGCCGCCGTCGAGTTGACGTGGGCCACCCGCCGGTCTTCGAGGGCCGCCGCCCGAGAACGCATCCGAGTCAGTCTGTCCTCCGCGACGAACTCGGCGTACGCCGCCATCGACCGGGCGTTTGTCGCCGGTGTCTGCATACCCGAGGGTAGGTGCCACTGTACGTGAAACTACGGTTCGGCCGGGCCTGCGGCGACTGCTCCGGACCGGCGCCCGACACGGCGACTCAGGCTCCGAGGACCCGCACGACCAGCGTCGCCTCGTAGCTCCCGCGGTCGGTCGTCGCCCGTACGTCGAACGCGACGGCGAGGACCGTCGTCTCGCCCGCCCGCTCCTGAACGACGACGCCGTCGACCGCCCGGCAGGTCCCGAACTGTCGTCCCGGGCCAGCGAGGCAGTGCTCGCTCGCCCACGCGCGTGCGGCGGAGTCGTTCGTCCCCACCTCGTAGGCGGTGCCCGCGGCGACGCTCGACGCCTCCAGCGCGTCCGTCGGCGGCCCGAGTCGGTCGGCCGTCGCCTCGACCGCCCGCTCCCTGTGCTCCCAGTCGTACTCGCCGGTGACGTTCGCGCCCGCCTCGTGGACGGCCCGTTCGAGGACTCGCTCGGCGTTCGCGAGGGGGGCGTCGTACTCCGCGCTGGCGGTCACGTCGGGGTGGTAGCCCAGTTGCTGGTATGCCAGCACCGCCGGCACGAGGGCGACGGCGACGACGGCCGCCGCCGCGAGGACGAGTTGCGCGCGGTCGCGTCGACCCGTCACACGTACCACACTCGTATCGTCACGTCGCCCGCCGTCGTCGCCACCGTCGCGACGCCGACGGCGACGCCCGCGGGTCGCTCGTAGCCCACCGCGCCGTGTGGCGTCTCCACGCGGTACATGAGGTTGTCCGGGAGGAGTCGGTCGACGCGCCGGTCGAGGGCGGTCCGCTCGCGCTCGAAGGCCGCCGCCGAGCGCGCGACCTCCGAGAGCCGGGTCGCCCCGCGGTGGCGCGGCGGTTCGGTCGCCAGCACGGTCGCGGCGTCGTCCGCGTAGGCGTCTAGCTGTGGCTCGCGGGTGTCGGGCGACGGGACGCCGAGGAGGAACCCCGTCGCCACCGCCAGCACGAGGACGACGCCTACGCCCGCCTCGACGACCGACAGCGAGAGCTGCCCTCTCGCCCCCGCGCGACTGCCTCGCCGGTCGCACCCGTCCCAGTCGCCCCCCTCACGCATCGACCGTCACCACCAGTTCGGCCTTGGTCGTCCGCGCCGGGTAGTAGGTGAGTTCGACGGCGTTCGGCGGGAGCGGTCCCGCGTGCTCGAACGCGAGGTGGGTCGTCTCGTAGCGCGAGAGGGTCACGTCGAACGTCCCGCGCAGACCCGAGGGGTCGTGGAGGACGACGCGCCCGTTCGCACGGACGGTGGTGAGGTTCGTCGCGGGCGGCGGGGTGAGGCCGAGCGTCGCACGCGGCGTCCGCCGGGGCAGGGCGATACGGTCCCCCGGAACCCGGGAGACGGTGACCGACTGGCGGCGCTCGACGAGGACGACCCGCCGCATCGTCGTCCCGCCGGCGGGGTCGCCCCGCTCTACGAGTGTCTCGCCGTCGAGGCGGACGCGCACCGCCCGCCCCTCGCTCGCGGGGAACAGGGCGACGAAGCGGTCGTCGCTCAGTCGGTCCACCTCGGACCCGTTCAGCACGTTCCCGCGGGTGGTGAGCGGCGACGCATCGCTCACCAGTCGCTCCGAGAGGCCGACGGCCGCGGCGCGCTCGGCGGGTTCGCGGCGGGCGTCCGCGAACGCCCCGTCCGCCAGCGAGAGGCCCAGTCCGGCGGTGACGGTCACGAGCACGAGGGCGACGGCGAGGGCGGGGAGGTTCGCCTGCGCGCGCTGGCCGTCGACACTCGCAGCCGGGGTCACGCCTCCACCTCCGCGAGGCGGACGACCAGACCGCCGGGCGTCGACTCCACGCGGACGACGGCCTCGCTCGTACTCGTCCACGACCCCTCGACGCGGACCACGCTGTCGGGGAGGGTCAGGGGGACGCGTCCACCGATGGCCGCGTCGGGGTGGACGAGGACGAGCGTCCGCCCCTCGGCGCGCACCTCGTAGCCCGCCCCCCGAATCGTCTCGGGGAGCGCGACGCGCAGGCGGACGGACACCTCCCGCGAGACGGGCGGGACGGCCTGCTGGACCCGTTCCACGGCGGCGGCGAGCGTCCGGTCGGCGACGGCGTCGCCCGCGGTAGCCCGGTACTGAGGAACGGCTCCCCCGAACAGCGTGGTGGTCAGGAGGGCGATGAACAGGACGACGAGGCCCGCCTCCAGCGTCTTGGCAACGACGGGCGTCACGCCGCGTTCGTCGAGTCGCCCTCGTCTACGCATCCTCCACCTCCGTCCGCAGGTCGTGGACCACGAGGTAGGCGGTCCGGGTGCCGTCGTAGGCGGCGACGACGCTCTCGACGCCGTCGTCGTCGAAATCGCGACGAGTGGTCTCCCGCCCGCGCTCCGAGAAGTAGCGTTCCCACGCGGCGGGCGTCCGCGTCTCGACCCCGAGGCGGTACTCGCCGTCGCCGAGTTCGACCCGTTCGTGGCTCACGTTCGTCCGCAAGGTGAGCGACACCTCCCGGCCGGACACGGTGGCGGGGTCGCCGACGCGGGGTGCGCCGACGACGAGGACGCCGTCGGCGGCCCGTGAGGCGGTGAACGGGGGGCGCTCGACCATCCGCGCGCCGTCGCCGGTGCCCCGGAGGACCGCGCCCGCGAGGTACGTGACGCGGCGGTCCCCTGCCTCGAACACCAGCGCGCCGATTTCGACCTCCCGGTCGACGCCCCCGCGGTCGAGGACGCGCAGTTCGCGGGACTCGCTGCGCAGTGTCCCGTCGGCGAACGCCACCTCGCCGCGGTGGACGCCGGTGGCCTCGACCGGTTCGAGCGCCGCGTCGAACCCGTCTGCGACGCGGGCGGCGTCGGCCCCCGCCGCGTTCTCCTGGACCAGCGTCCCGACGCTGGCGGTGAGGCCGGCCATCGAGACGACGGCGATACCGAGGAGGAGGGCGACACCGACGACGTGGGACTGCGCCCGGTCCCCGGAGGCGTCGGAGGGGGTCACAGCAGGCCCGCCCCCGCGAAGACGGCGTAGCCGACGGTCACGAGTAGCGCGGAGTGGAGCAGCGCCTCGTAGCGCCCGCGACTCGCGCTCCCGGCGAACCAGCCGCAGGCGAGCATCGTCGCCTGCGTGACGAGGTAGAACCGGAAGCGGTCGCGCTCGGGGTCCACGGCATCGGGGTCGAGAGCGGTGCCGGCGTTCGTGCTGGCGACCGTCGAGAGCTGTGCGAAGCCGTCGAGGACGTAGAGGTTCACCGCCACCATGATGCCGACGACGAGGAGCGCGGTGGTCCAGCCGACGGCGACGTACACCATGAGCGACGACCGGAGGGCCTTGCGCTCGTGGTAGAGCCGGCCCACCTCCGTCTGGAGCGTCTCGAAGACGTCCTCGGCGTCGCTCCCCACGTCGAGCGCGCCCGTCACGAGGCCCATCGTCTGTGCCGCGAGGGGGGTCCCGACCTCCTCGACGAATCGGTCGAGGGCGGCGGTCCGCACGTCCTCGCCGTCGTGGGTGACCAGCGTGAGGTTGAACGCCAGCGCGTCCACGTCGGCCTGCAACGCCCCCGAGTCCACCTCGCGGGCGACCCGTTCGACGGCCTCGGCGAACGGCCGGCCGAGGCTGACGTGCCCCGCGACGGCGTGGACGACGTCTTTCATCTCGCGGTCCTTCGCGTCGTCGCGGCGGGCGCGCCGGACGGCCACGACGCCGACGGGGAGGGCGAAGGCGACGTAGCTGAACAGCGCGACGTTCGCGACCCGGTAGCTGAGCGACCAGCACCCGGCGGCGACGAGGAACGCGAGGGGGAGACAGACCGTCGCCGCGCTCGCCGGGTTGGTCGTCACCTCCTCTAGGACGCCACCGAGCGACCGTGCCGCCGAGTACGTCGGCGGGGCCTGGTCGGGCGGGCGGAGCGCCCCCACCAGCCACGCGGCCCCCGCGCCGACGAGGAGGACGAACCCGGCGCTGGCGTAGACGACGAGCGCGCGGACCGTCGTTTCGCCGAGCGGCGTGGCGACGGGCGCGCTCAGCCCCGGCGCGAGGACGGCCATCACGGTGAGGATGATGACCAGCAGGGCCGGGAGGACGAGCATCACGATGAACAGTTCCGCGAGCAGTTCGAGGAAGTCCGCCGCCCGCTGGCGGGTGCGCGCCTGCCGGTGTGAGAGCATCCGGGATTCGAGCGAGAGGTAGCCGGCGAGGGCGTCCTCGCCCTGCGCGGCGTGTTCGCGGAACTTCAACAGGAACGGCGAGAGCAGGTCCCGCGAGGGGGTGTCGCGGGCGACCATCCGCAGGCCCGAGTCGAGGCTCCCGGTGAGGGCCGCTCGGTTGAGCGCGGTCTGGAAGGCGCGGGCCGTCTCGCCGTAGGCGTCCTGTTCGGCCACCTTCCGGAGCATCGCGCGGTGGCCGTCGCTGCCGGCCCCCAGCGCCCGGAGGTAGCGGACCGCGCCGGGGAGCGTCCGCTCGATGCTCGCGCGGCGGGCCGACGCGACCCACCGGAGGTACTGCCCGCCGCCCCAGACGACCCCCCGCTTCGCGGCGATTCCCGCTCCCCCGGCGAGGACGACGGCCGCCGTCGTCCGTGACACGTCCGGCACGGTGAGGCGGTTCAGGACGGGTATCGCCCGCTGGAGGACGTCGCTCGCCGTGTCGAGAACAGCGGCGGGGACGGCGAGAGCGAGGACCGCCGCGCCGACGGTGGCGAGGAGGAACCCGACCCACGAGAGGCCGTACACCCGCGCGAGGAACACGTCGAAACTCGGGCCGACGCCGGCACCCCGGTAGCGCCGCCGATCCCGGTCGTGGCGGTGGTGGTCGGCGTGCCGGGAGAACAGCGCGTACAACCCCCGGTCGAGGGCGCCCCCGGCCCCCTCAGCGTCGGCCACCGGCCACCCCCGTCTGGGGCCCGGTGGGGGGCGCCGGACCCTCGGCCGCGTCGTTCTGGTTCACGACCGTGATTCGACTCCTTCCCGGACTTAAAATTTAGGAATTGAAGAAAGTACTCGAAAGGAGAATTGCGTCCGCGCTCACTCCTGATTGGCGGAGGTCCGCTGGTAGTCGTGGGTGTATCTCTCGACGAGGTTCCCCACGGGTCCGCACACCGCGACCCCGAGGAACTCTCCTCGGTTCCGTTGCCAGTCGCCGTGTGGATGGTGTCGACGCCCACTCGTTCGGACTACTGCACCAGCAACGCCACCGCCACGCACGCCAGACCCACGCCCGCCACCTGCTGGACGTTCACGGGTTCCCCGAGGACGACGACGCCGTAGGCGAATGCGACGACGAAGTACAGCGCCGGAATCGCCGTCACCCCCGAGAGTGCCCCCATGTCGAGCGCCCGGTAGAACAGGACGGTGCCGAGGCTCATCGAGAGGCCCGCCAGCGCCGAGAAGGCGAACCCCGCGTCGTAGGTGACGTCCCCGAGGACGCCCGGGTCGAGTGCGAAGACGACGCCGATACCCACGACGTAGGTGACGAGGACGACGGCCATGTTCGGCATCCGCTCGACGGAGTAGTTCGCGGCGATTCCCCAGACGCCCCAGAGGAGCAACGCGCCGACGGCGTAACTGTACGCGCTCGACAGGTCGACCATCGTTCGGGGAGACTCGCGGGCGGGGCAAAAGGCTGGTTCCCAACCCGCCGGGTCATCCGTATTGTGGAATAGTTTAAGACGAAGAAGTTCTCACATCTGGTTGTATGCTCCGTCGACTCCTCGCCGGCGTCGTCCTCGCCGTGATGCTCGCCTCGGTCGCCACCAGCGGGTGGCTCGTGGCGGGCGGCCCACTCGTCGCCGAGGCGTCGGGCGCGGCGACGGTCACGGACGAGACGCTCGCCGCCCACGGCTACAGTCCGATGCGGGTCGAACACGTCCGGGTCGACGAGGCGGTCCGGGCGGGGGGTGTCACGAAACGGGTGAACGTCTCGATGTACGTCGCCGCCACGACGACGACTGACCCCGACCGCGGCCCGGCGGGGTTGATGACGGCCACGCTCCCCGCTGCGCGCGTCGCGGGCGTCGCGACGAACCCCCTCGCGCACGTCCCCGTCGAACGCGCCTTCGAGTTCGTCGTGCCCCACCTCCCGACGGACATGGAGTCCTTCGAGGCCGTCGGGTCGCGGTCGGTCAGCGTCGCGGGCGAGACGCGCACCGTGACGACCTACGAGGCGCGCGCCGCCTCGGGCGAGGTGCTCGAACTGTCCGTCGCGCGGGTCGTCGTCGGCGAGGACCTCGTGGTCGTCGTCGGGACGCAACCTGCGGGCGCGGGCGAGGGGGCGACCCTCCTCGACCTGATGGCCGCCCTCGAACACAGCGAGCGTCCCGGGACGGAGTAGCGAGTCAGTCGAACTCCGCCGGCTCCATCCGCTCTCCGCCGTCGCCTACACGCGAGGCGCGCCTGTCGGCCGCGACCCGTTCGACCGTCGCCGTCTCGTTCGTCCGGAGGTCCGAAAGAAACGCGAAGAGGTCGTCGGCGTCGTCGACGCCCTCCTCAACCAGATACTGCACGTAGCGGTGCTTTCGGTCGAACTCCGCCTCGACCGCTTCGACGGCGCGGTCGGTCCGGTCGGCGATTCGCTCGAACGCCCGGACGCGACCGGGAAGGGGGTCGGTCTCGGTCCCCTCGGCGTCGTGGGCGAAGGCGAACCCGCCGTCGATGGTCCGCTCGCACACCGTGTCGTAGCGGACGGTCACGTCCTCGCGTTCGACGCACTCGCCGCCCGACTCGACGAGTTCGACGGCCTCGCCGACGTACCGGTCGCCCCCGGACCGGCGCGGGAACACGACGAGGTCGATCTCGTCGAGGAGGTGGGTGGGAAGGCCCTGTTCGACCACGCGGTTGACCAGTTTCTCCACGTCCTCGGCGTGCGTCGTCCCGAGGACGCCGTGGCCCGTCGAGAGCACCTCGCCGAAGGTGGCGAAGGAGGCGGGCGTGTTTATCTCCGCGATGACCTCCACGTCGGGGTTGAGGTAGTTGGTCTCGGTCATCAGGTCGGCCATCGTCACCCGCTTGTAGTCGGACTCGTGGTCCCGGGTGGTGAGCGAGACGCCCGTCTCGTGGGGAAGGCGCACCTCGCGCGAGCCCTCGTCGATGCTGACGGGTCGCTCGTCGTAGGGGATGAAGGGCGTGTGGGCGTTCATGAGGGTGGTCTTGCCCACCCCGGTCGGCCCCGCGAAGAGGACGACGCCGTGGTGTTCGTACAGCACCCAGAGGAGGGCGACGAGTTCGGTCGGGAGGCTCCCGCCCCGCACGAGGTCGACGGGGGTGAGGGGGTCCGGCGACTGCTTGCGGATGGAGATGTGCGGGCCCTCGGCGCTGATGGTCGGGAGGGCGACGGCACACCGGATGGTCTCGTCGACACCCTCGGGCGAGAGGTTCACCTTCGCGCTCGGGGTGGAGGCGTTGACCTCCACGCCGTCGGCGGCCGCCAGCTGCGTGACGACGTTGACGAACGCCGTCTCGTCCTCGAAGGCGAGGTTCGTCGGGACGCGCCCCGACGCCCCGCGGGGGACGACCT
Proteins encoded:
- a CDS encoding SDR family NAD(P)-dependent oxidoreductase; this encodes MTGALDGKSAVITGAGAGMGRATAELFAERGASVTVVDLDAEAAEETVERIESAGGDAIAVAADVSDAEAVEGFVAEAVETWGGLDVLHNNAGVPMASTPVEDVDEGTWDRVLDVNLKSAFLGTKCAVPHLRESEDGVVLNTASTSGIRPRTGLSAYAASKGGMITLTKQLASELAGDGVRVNAICPVATDTEMLPEFTSEGLSMDDIADTIPLGRLADPMDIAQAAAFLASDEASMITGTALEVDGGRDI
- a CDS encoding aldehyde dehydrogenase family protein — protein: MSHQSATDRHDLLVDGERRPPADGEYLTTRDPATGEAIAEVAAGTAEDVDAAVAVAREASPAWRDTDPVERGETVRRVAELVRENVEDLAELECLDQGKPLSQARSDVESAARYFAYYAGAADKLEGTSVPVGTGQVDYTVREPYGVSAQILPWNFPGNLFARGVAPALVAGNSVVVKPAPTTPLSALRLAELCHEAGVPAGAVNVVTGGGEPGAALTGHEGVDTVTFTGSVPTGQAVMKAAADTITPVTLELGGKNPAIVYPDADVEEAVEWVDTGIFTNAGQICSAADRAIVHESVYEEFVEGIVAAAESYQLGPGSEDPDMGPLNHADHQEKVLDYVDVGEREGATLATGGGVPDGMDEGYFVEPTVFTDVENDMRIAQEEVFGPVLAVIPYGDDEDPIELANDVQYGLVAGVFTQDVRRAMNATRRLEAGNVYVNKWFGDTNQTPFGGYKHSGIGREKGLAALDSYLQTKNVAVNLEQGGSDLPGA
- a CDS encoding glycosyltransferase; its protein translation is MQTPATNARSMAAYAEFVAEDRLTRMRSRAAALEDRRVAHVNSTAAGGGVVELLRSLVPLLNDLGVPTDWLVMDADGPFFDVTKAIHNGLQGDDAPFTDEMWRTYRDVNERNADAMDEYDVVVLHDPQPLGMVEGLRERFPEATLVWRCHIDLTDANPAVLDALEPYVERIDHAVFSREQYGRGVEGVPKTVIHPAIDPLTDKNRELDPADVDAVRGELPTVLFDPEVPVVTQVSRFDPWKDPIGVLRTHRRVTESVLDAHLVLAGGMADDDPEGQAVYDRVVAAAEADAGVTLLTDLSDVAVNVLQREASVVLQKSLREGFALTVSEALWKRTPVVGSNVGGIPLQVADGECGFLVEPEDIETAADRVRTLLTDDERRTEMGENGRERVRERFLLPRLAHDYLDLLAEATGVTDAAADD
- a CDS encoding DUF7261 family protein → MTGRRDRAQLVLAAAAVVAVALVPAVLAYQQLGYHPDVTASAEYDAPLANAERVLERAVHEAGANVTGEYDWEHRERAVEATADRLGPPTDALEASSVAAGTAYEVGTNDSAARAWASEHCLAGPGRQFGTCRAVDGVVVQERAGETTVLAVAFDVRATTDRGSYEATLVVRVLGA
- a CDS encoding DUF7262 family protein — translated: MREGGDWDGCDRRGSRAGARGQLSLSVVEAGVGVVLVLAVATGFLLGVPSPDTREPQLDAYADDAATVLATEPPRHRGATRLSEVARSAAAFERERTALDRRVDRLLPDNLMYRVETPHGAVGYERPAGVAVGVATVATTAGDVTIRVWYV
- a CDS encoding DUF7263 family protein, with product MTPAASVDGQRAQANLPALAVALVLVTVTAGLGLSLADGAFADARREPAERAAAVGLSERLVSDASPLTTRGNVLNGSEVDRLSDDRFVALFPASEGRAVRVRLDGETLVERGDPAGGTTMRRVVLVERRQSVTVSRVPGDRIALPRRTPRATLGLTPPPATNLTTVRANGRVVLHDPSGLRGTFDVTLSRYETTHLAFEHAGPLPPNAVELTYYPARTTKAELVVTVDA
- a CDS encoding DUF7266 family protein: MRRRGRLDERGVTPVVAKTLEAGLVVLFIALLTTTLFGGAVPQYRATAGDAVADRTLAAAVERVQQAVPPVSREVSVRLRVALPETIRGAGYEVRAEGRTLVLVHPDAAIGGRVPLTLPDSVVRVEGSWTSTSEAVVRVESTPGGLVVRLAEVEA
- a CDS encoding DUF7289 family protein, which produces MTPSDASGDRAQSHVVGVALLLGIAVVSMAGLTASVGTLVQENAAGADAARVADGFDAALEPVEATGVHRGEVAFADGTLRSESRELRVLDRGGVDREVEIGALVFEAGDRRVTYLAGAVLRGTGDGARMVERPPFTASRAADGVLVVGAPRVGDPATVSGREVSLTLRTNVSHERVELGDGEYRLGVETRTPAAWERYFSERGRETTRRDFDDDGVESVVAAYDGTRTAYLVVHDLRTEVEDA
- a CDS encoding type II secretion system F family protein, with amino-acid sequence MADAEGAGGALDRGLYALFSRHADHHRHDRDRRRYRGAGVGPSFDVFLARVYGLSWVGFLLATVGAAVLALAVPAAVLDTASDVLQRAIPVLNRLTVPDVSRTTAAVVLAGGAGIAAKRGVVWGGGQYLRWVASARRASIERTLPGAVRYLRALGAGSDGHRAMLRKVAEQDAYGETARAFQTALNRAALTGSLDSGLRMVARDTPSRDLLSPFLLKFREHAAQGEDALAGYLSLESRMLSHRQARTRQRAADFLELLAELFIVMLVLPALLVIILTVMAVLAPGLSAPVATPLGETTVRALVVYASAGFVLLVGAGAAWLVGALRPPDQAPPTYSAARSLGGVLEEVTTNPASAATVCLPLAFLVAAGCWSLSYRVANVALFSYVAFALPVGVVAVRRARRDDAKDREMKDVVHAVAGHVSLGRPFAEAVERVAREVDSGALQADVDALAFNLTLVTHDGEDVRTAALDRFVEEVGTPLAAQTMGLVTGALDVGSDAEDVFETLQTEVGRLYHERKALRSSLMVYVAVGWTTALLVVGIMVAVNLYVLDGFAQLSTVASTNAGTALDPDAVDPERDRFRFYLVTQATMLACGWFAGSASRGRYEALLHSALLVTVGYAVFAGAGLL
- a CDS encoding EamA family transporter; this encodes MVDLSSAYSYAVGALLLWGVWGIAANYSVERMPNMAVVLVTYVVGIGVVFALDPGVLGDVTYDAGFAFSALAGLSMSLGTVLFYRALDMGALSGVTAIPALYFVVAFAYGVVVLGEPVNVQQVAGVGLACVAVALLVQ
- a CDS encoding DUF6517 family protein; translated protein: MLRRLLAGVVLAVMLASVATSGWLVAGGPLVAEASGAATVTDETLAAHGYSPMRVEHVRVDEAVRAGGVTKRVNVSMYVAATTTTDPDRGPAGLMTATLPAARVAGVATNPLAHVPVERAFEFVVPHLPTDMESFEAVGSRSVSVAGETRTVTTYEARAASGEVLELSVARVVVGEDLVVVVGTQPAGAGEGATLLDLMAALEHSERPGTE